The following coding sequences lie in one Streptomyces xiamenensis genomic window:
- the hemW gene encoding radical SAM family heme chaperone HemW, which translates to MEGMPSVLPDGEPVPEDGSLPAAALTGAAGRPLAFYLHVPYCATRCGYCDFNTYTAAELRGADGAIASRENYAATLAEEIRLARKVLGDDPRPVSTVFVGGGTPTLLPAADLGAMLGAVREEFGLAPDAEVTTEANPDSVDPAYLAELRAAGFNRISFGMQSASPHVLNILERTHTPGRPEACVAEARAAGFAHVNLDLIYGTPGESDADWRGTLEAAVAAGPDHVSAYSLIVEEGTRLAGRVRRGEIPMTDDDVHADRYLIAEETLSAAGFGWYEVSNWATSEAARCRHNELYWTGADWWGAGPGAHSHVGGVRWWNVKHPAAYTRALAAGRSPGAGRELLSAEDRRVERILLELRLVAGCELTLLREAGTAAAARALADGLLDPAAHDAGRAALTLKGRLLADALVRDLID; encoded by the coding sequence ATGGAGGGCATGCCCTCCGTCCTGCCCGATGGCGAGCCCGTCCCCGAGGACGGCTCGCTGCCCGCCGCCGCCCTGACCGGGGCCGCCGGCCGGCCGCTCGCGTTCTACCTGCACGTGCCGTACTGCGCCACCCGCTGCGGCTACTGCGACTTCAACACCTACACCGCCGCCGAGCTGCGCGGCGCGGACGGGGCGATCGCCTCCCGGGAGAACTACGCGGCGACCCTCGCCGAGGAGATCCGGCTGGCCCGCAAGGTGCTGGGCGACGACCCGCGCCCGGTGTCGACGGTCTTCGTCGGCGGCGGCACCCCCACCCTGCTGCCGGCCGCCGATCTCGGCGCGATGCTGGGCGCCGTGCGCGAGGAGTTCGGACTGGCGCCGGACGCCGAGGTGACCACCGAGGCCAACCCGGACTCGGTGGACCCCGCCTACCTGGCGGAGCTGCGCGCGGCCGGCTTCAACAGGATCTCCTTCGGCATGCAGAGCGCCAGCCCTCACGTACTGAACATCCTGGAGCGCACCCACACCCCCGGCCGCCCCGAGGCGTGCGTGGCCGAGGCCCGCGCCGCCGGGTTCGCGCACGTCAATCTCGACCTGATCTACGGCACCCCCGGCGAGTCCGACGCGGACTGGCGCGGCACGCTGGAGGCGGCGGTGGCCGCCGGGCCCGACCACGTCTCGGCGTACTCGCTCATCGTCGAGGAGGGCACCCGGCTCGCCGGGCGGGTGCGGCGCGGCGAGATCCCGATGACGGACGACGACGTGCACGCGGACCGCTACCTGATCGCCGAGGAGACCCTTTCGGCGGCCGGATTCGGCTGGTACGAGGTGTCCAACTGGGCCACTTCGGAGGCCGCGCGCTGCCGGCACAACGAGCTGTACTGGACGGGCGCCGACTGGTGGGGCGCCGGGCCCGGCGCCCACAGCCACGTGGGCGGGGTCCGCTGGTGGAACGTGAAGCACCCCGCCGCGTACACGCGGGCGCTGGCCGCCGGCCGCTCCCCCGGTGCCGGGCGCGAGCTGCTGTCTGCGGAGGACCGGCGCGTGGAGCGCATCCTGCTGGAGCTGCGCCTGGTGGCCGGCTGCGAGCTGACGCTGCTGCGCGAGGCCGGAACGGCGGCGGCCGCCCGCGCGCTGGCGGACGGCCTGCTGGACCCGGCGGCCCACGACGCCGGCCGGGCGGCCCTCACCCTCAAGGGCCGCCTGCTGGCCGACGCGCTGGTCCGCGACCTGATCGACTGA
- a CDS encoding S41 family peptidase gives MTLPFYARFPHVYGELVAFVAEDDVWVAPLSAGGTARARRISTDHAPANHPRISPDGSRVAWTSWRDGTPEIYVAPVDGGPANRLTWWGHPETSVRGWCGPDEVLAISGVGQPDFRWTWARAVPLAGGPARTLPYGSVGAVAYGADGGVLLRSGRMGRGRDASAWKRYRGGAAGKLWIDRTGDGDFERIHADLDGAIEYPLWQGERIAFLSDHEGTGALYSSLPDGTGLRRHTPLGGAYARHAAGDGVRVSYAAHGELWLLDDLEPGTEPYRPDITLGGPRTGRRPHHPAAADHLAAAAPDHTGDASLVETRGTLHLLPHGRGPARALAAEPGVRARLPLITGDRALWITDADGAEALAVRPTGPGADGTAPTLIGAGELGHVLELAASPDGRLAALALLDGRLLLADLDRETVRELDSGPHGPVTGPVFSPDSAWLAWSHPGKEPLRQLRLARLADATVIEATPLRFRDYAPAFTRDGRHLAFLSERSFEPVYDAHVFEVSFPVAARPHLLTLAADIPSPLGPVPPAPALGTHEVQVDPEGLDQRVEPFPVPAGRYSGLCAYDGGVLWLAHPVTGFDGTWISLGEPPEPRQTLHRFPLDGADDATAEEIATGVASATVSGDGRHAVLHTGDGLCVLPLTGDGGPERAPDLNRIRLTVDPAAEWRQMYDEAGRLMRLRFWRTDMSGVDYAAQLARYRPLLERIGSHDDLMDVLWEVQGELGTSHAYVIPAAPKPVRPQGWLGADLARGEDGRWRVTRVLPAEPSDPRARSPLAAPGVAVRAGDAVTAVDGRPVDPVTGPAPLLEGTAGRPVQLTVAPADGGPVRHPVVVPLPDEEPLRYHDWVAGRRAEVAERSGGRLGYLHIPDMMEGGWAQLHRDLRLETAREGLVVDVRGNRGGHTSQLVVERLARRVLGWEFPRGRESHTYPAHAPRGPLAVLADEYSGSDGDKINAAVRLLGLGPVIGVRTWGGLIGLGGRPRLADGTGVTQPSFASWLEDGIGFGVENHGVDPDIEVVRRPQDWATGADPQLAEAVRHLLAALAERPASVPPQVPGRAR, from the coding sequence ATGACCCTGCCTTTCTACGCACGATTTCCGCATGTGTACGGAGAACTGGTGGCCTTCGTCGCCGAGGACGATGTGTGGGTCGCCCCGCTGAGCGCCGGCGGGACGGCCAGAGCCCGGCGGATCAGCACCGACCACGCCCCCGCCAACCACCCCCGGATATCCCCGGACGGCAGCCGGGTCGCCTGGACCTCGTGGCGGGACGGCACCCCCGAGATCTATGTGGCGCCGGTCGACGGCGGCCCGGCCAACCGCCTCACCTGGTGGGGCCACCCCGAGACCTCGGTACGCGGCTGGTGCGGCCCCGACGAGGTACTGGCGATCAGCGGCGTGGGTCAGCCCGACTTCCGCTGGACCTGGGCCCGGGCGGTGCCACTGGCCGGCGGACCGGCCCGCACCCTCCCGTACGGCTCGGTGGGCGCCGTGGCGTACGGAGCCGACGGCGGCGTCCTGCTGCGCTCCGGGCGCATGGGGCGCGGCCGCGACGCATCGGCGTGGAAGCGCTACCGGGGCGGCGCGGCCGGCAAGCTGTGGATCGACCGCACCGGGGACGGCGACTTCGAGCGGATCCACGCGGACCTCGACGGCGCCATCGAATACCCGCTGTGGCAGGGCGAGCGCATCGCCTTCCTCTCCGACCACGAGGGCACCGGCGCCCTGTACTCCTCCCTCCCCGACGGCACCGGACTGCGCCGGCACACCCCGCTGGGCGGGGCCTATGCCCGGCACGCGGCGGGCGACGGCGTCCGGGTGAGCTACGCCGCGCACGGCGAGCTGTGGCTGCTGGACGACCTGGAGCCGGGCACCGAGCCGTACCGCCCGGACATCACCCTCGGCGGCCCGCGCACCGGCCGCCGCCCCCACCACCCGGCCGCTGCCGACCACCTCGCGGCCGCCGCCCCCGACCACACCGGTGACGCCAGCCTGGTGGAGACCCGGGGCACCCTCCATCTGCTGCCGCACGGCCGGGGCCCCGCCCGGGCGCTGGCCGCCGAGCCGGGCGTCCGGGCCAGGCTGCCGCTGATCACCGGGGACCGCGCGCTGTGGATCACCGACGCCGACGGCGCGGAAGCACTGGCCGTCCGCCCCACCGGACCCGGGGCGGACGGCACCGCGCCCACCCTCATCGGCGCGGGCGAACTCGGCCACGTCCTCGAACTCGCCGCCTCACCGGACGGGCGGCTCGCCGCCCTCGCCCTCCTGGACGGCCGGCTGCTCCTGGCCGACCTGGACCGGGAGACCGTGCGCGAACTGGACAGCGGCCCGCACGGCCCCGTCACCGGCCCGGTGTTCTCACCCGACTCGGCCTGGCTGGCCTGGTCCCACCCGGGCAAGGAGCCGCTGCGGCAGCTCAGGCTGGCCCGGCTCGCCGACGCCACCGTCATCGAGGCCACGCCGCTGCGGTTCCGCGACTACGCGCCCGCCTTCACCCGCGACGGCCGGCACCTCGCCTTCCTGTCCGAGCGCAGCTTCGAGCCGGTCTACGACGCCCATGTCTTCGAGGTGTCCTTCCCGGTGGCCGCCCGGCCCCACCTGCTCACCCTGGCCGCCGACATCCCCTCGCCGCTCGGACCGGTCCCCCCGGCACCCGCCCTGGGCACCCACGAGGTCCAGGTGGACCCCGAGGGCCTGGACCAGCGCGTGGAGCCGTTTCCGGTACCGGCCGGACGCTACAGCGGACTGTGCGCGTACGACGGCGGCGTGCTGTGGCTCGCCCACCCCGTCACCGGCTTCGACGGCACCTGGATCTCCCTCGGCGAACCGCCCGAGCCCCGGCAGACGCTGCACCGCTTCCCGCTCGACGGCGCGGACGACGCGACGGCCGAGGAGATCGCCACCGGCGTCGCCTCCGCCACCGTCAGCGGCGACGGACGGCACGCCGTCCTGCACACCGGGGACGGGCTGTGCGTCCTGCCGCTCACCGGCGACGGCGGACCCGAGCGCGCCCCCGACCTGAACCGCATCCGGCTCACCGTCGACCCCGCCGCCGAATGGCGCCAGATGTACGACGAAGCCGGCCGGCTCATGCGCCTGCGGTTCTGGCGCACCGACATGTCGGGCGTCGACTACGCCGCCCAACTGGCCCGCTACCGGCCTCTGCTGGAGCGGATCGGCAGCCACGACGACCTGATGGACGTGCTGTGGGAGGTGCAGGGCGAACTCGGCACCTCGCACGCCTACGTCATCCCCGCCGCCCCCAAGCCCGTCCGCCCCCAGGGCTGGCTGGGCGCCGACCTGGCACGGGGGGAGGACGGCCGCTGGCGGGTGACGCGCGTGCTGCCCGCCGAGCCCTCCGACCCGCGCGCCCGCTCCCCGCTGGCCGCGCCCGGAGTGGCGGTCCGCGCGGGCGACGCCGTCACCGCCGTCGACGGCCGTCCCGTGGACCCGGTGACGGGCCCGGCACCGCTGCTGGAAGGCACGGCGGGGCGGCCCGTCCAGCTGACCGTGGCGCCGGCGGACGGCGGTCCCGTACGCCATCCCGTGGTCGTCCCGCTGCCCGACGAGGAGCCGCTGAGGTACCACGACTGGGTGGCCGGGCGGCGCGCCGAGGTGGCCGAACGCTCCGGCGGCCGGCTCGGCTATCTGCACATCCCCGACATGATGGAGGGCGGCTGGGCCCAGCTCCACCGCGACCTGCGGCTGGAGACCGCACGCGAGGGCCTGGTGGTGGACGTCCGGGGCAACCGCGGCGGCCACACCTCCCAGCTCGTGGTGGAACGGCTGGCCCGCCGGGTGCTGGGCTGGGAGTTCCCGCGCGGCCGGGAGAGCCACACCTATCCGGCGCACGCCCCGCGCGGGCCGCTGGCGGTGCTCGCCGACGAGTACTCCGGCTCGGACGGCGACAAGATCAACGCGGCGGTGCGGCTGCTGGGCCTCGGGCCCGTGATCGGCGTCCGCACCTGGGGCGGGCTGATCGGCCTGGGCGGGCGCCCCCGGCTCGCCGACGGCACCGGCGTCACCCAGCCCTCGTTCGCCTCCTGGCTGGAGGACGGCATCGGCTTCGGCGTGGAGAATCACGGCGTGGACCCCGATATCGAGGTGGTGCGCCGCCCGCAGGACTGGGCCACCGGTGCCGACCCGCAGCTGGCCGAAGCCGTACGGCACCTCCTGGCCGCACTCGCCGAGCGGCCCGCCTCCGTACCGCCCCAGGTCCCCGGCCGCGCCCGGTAG
- a CDS encoding 16S rRNA (uracil(1498)-N(3))-methyltransferase — protein sequence MTAPVFVTDGPLTGARAGSSLTLDGAEGRHAVSVRRLRVGEEVVLTDGAGTGAAGTVAAVEGKDRLVVTVDAVRSEPPAAPRITVVQALPKGDRGEVAVETMTETGVDAIVPWAAARCITQWKAERGAKSLGKWRATAREAAKQSRRLWIPEVGEPMGTAAVAKLLAGAAFAGVLHESGTEPLAAVPLPVEGDIVLVVGPEGGVAPQELEAFAAAGARPYRLGPTVLRTSTAGTAAAALLLTRTGRWG from the coding sequence ATGACGGCTCCGGTCTTTGTGACGGACGGACCGCTGACGGGGGCACGGGCGGGTTCCTCGCTGACCCTGGACGGCGCCGAGGGCCGGCACGCGGTGTCGGTGCGGCGGCTGCGGGTGGGCGAGGAGGTCGTCCTCACCGACGGCGCGGGCACCGGCGCCGCCGGCACGGTCGCCGCCGTCGAGGGCAAGGACCGGCTGGTGGTGACGGTGGACGCGGTCCGCTCCGAGCCGCCGGCCGCCCCCCGGATCACGGTGGTGCAGGCCCTGCCGAAGGGTGACCGCGGCGAAGTGGCCGTGGAGACCATGACCGAGACGGGTGTGGACGCGATCGTGCCCTGGGCCGCCGCCCGCTGCATCACGCAGTGGAAGGCCGAGCGGGGCGCGAAGTCCCTGGGCAAGTGGCGGGCGACCGCCCGCGAGGCCGCCAAGCAGTCCCGGCGGCTGTGGATCCCGGAGGTCGGCGAGCCGATGGGGACGGCGGCGGTGGCGAAGCTGCTGGCGGGCGCGGCGTTCGCCGGGGTGCTGCACGAGTCGGGCACCGAACCGCTGGCCGCCGTGCCGCTGCCTGTCGAGGGGGACATTGTCCTGGTGGTGGGCCCCGAGGGCGGGGTCGCGCCGCAGGAGCTGGAGGCGTTCGCGGCGGCCGGGGCGCGGCCGTATCGGCTGGGGCCGACCGTGCTGCGCACCTCCACGGCCGGGACGGCGGCGGCGGCGCTGCTGCTGACCAGGACCGGCCGCTGGGGCTGA
- the hrcA gene encoding heat-inducible transcriptional repressor HrcA, which yields MLSERRLEVLRAIVQDYVGTEEPVGSKALTERHNLQVSPATVRNDMAALEEEGYIAQPHTSAGRVPTDKGYRLFVDKLADVKPLTTAERRAISSFLEGAVDLDDVVGRTVRLLATLTRQVAVVQYPSLSRSTVRHVELLSLAPARVMLVLITDTGRVEQRMVDCPAPFGETSLADLRARLNSRIVGERFAEVPRLVQDLPESFDSEDRGTVSTVLSTLLETLVEETEERLVIGGTANLTRFGQDFPLTIRPVLEALEEHVVLLRLLGEAKDTGMTVRIGHENAHEGLTSTSVVAVGYGSGNEAVAKLGVVGPTRMDYPGTMGAVRAVARYVGQILAEN from the coding sequence ATGCTCAGTGAACGCAGACTGGAAGTGCTGCGGGCCATCGTCCAGGACTATGTCGGCACCGAGGAGCCGGTGGGTTCCAAGGCGCTGACGGAGCGGCACAACCTCCAGGTGTCCCCGGCGACGGTGCGCAACGACATGGCGGCGCTGGAGGAGGAGGGCTACATCGCCCAGCCCCACACCAGCGCCGGACGGGTGCCCACCGACAAGGGCTACCGGCTGTTCGTCGACAAGCTCGCCGACGTCAAGCCGCTGACCACCGCCGAGCGGCGCGCCATCTCCAGCTTCCTGGAGGGCGCCGTCGACCTCGACGACGTCGTGGGCCGTACGGTGCGGCTGCTGGCCACGCTCACCCGGCAGGTCGCCGTGGTGCAGTACCCCTCGCTGAGCCGCTCCACGGTGCGGCACGTCGAACTGCTCTCGCTGGCCCCGGCCCGGGTGATGCTGGTGCTGATCACCGACACCGGGCGGGTCGAGCAGCGCATGGTGGACTGCCCCGCGCCGTTCGGGGAGACCTCGCTGGCCGACCTGCGGGCCCGGCTGAACAGCCGGATCGTGGGCGAGCGCTTCGCCGAGGTGCCCCGGCTGGTGCAGGACCTGCCCGAGTCCTTCGACAGTGAGGACCGGGGCACGGTGTCCACGGTGCTGTCCACCCTGCTGGAAACCCTGGTCGAGGAGACCGAGGAACGCCTGGTCATCGGCGGCACCGCCAATCTGACCCGGTTCGGCCAGGACTTCCCGCTGACGATCCGGCCGGTGCTGGAGGCGCTGGAGGAGCACGTGGTGCTGCTCCGGCTGCTCGGCGAGGCCAAGGACACGGGTATGACCGTGCGCATCGGGCATGAGAACGCTCATGAGGGGCTGACCTCCACATCGGTCGTGGCGGTCGGCTACGGTTCCGGTAACGAGGCGGTCGCGAAACTCGGCGTGGTCGGACCGACCCGCATGGACTACCCCGGAACGATGGGAGCGGTGCGCGCAGTGGCACGGTACGTCGGACAGATCCTCGCGGAGAATTAG
- a CDS encoding MBL fold metallo-hydrolase has protein sequence METSWEELAPGVLRIRLPGWDETVGAIAGARGVLLVDAGPSPDAAGAIRAELRGLLGLPVRWVVLTHPHFDHVLGAGGYPGARVYGELGDPAELAADAVRHGMPEAEAAQGAAALAEVRTQPVESRLSLYLGGGRTVSVARLGPAHTPHDMVVKVDDIVFCGDLVEESGEPQAGPDADPAAWPAALDRLLELGGPRARYVPGHGAVVDAAFVRAQRAFLAARAGAQ, from the coding sequence GTGGAGACCTCTTGGGAAGAGCTTGCCCCGGGCGTACTGCGGATCCGGCTGCCCGGCTGGGACGAGACGGTGGGCGCGATCGCGGGCGCGCGCGGGGTGCTGCTGGTGGACGCGGGCCCCTCCCCGGACGCGGCCGGGGCGATCCGGGCGGAGCTGCGCGGCCTGCTGGGACTGCCGGTGCGCTGGGTGGTGCTGACCCATCCGCACTTCGATCACGTCCTCGGGGCCGGCGGTTACCCCGGGGCACGGGTGTACGGGGAGCTGGGCGATCCGGCGGAGCTGGCGGCGGACGCGGTACGGCACGGGATGCCGGAGGCGGAGGCGGCGCAGGGCGCGGCGGCGCTGGCGGAGGTACGGACTCAGCCGGTGGAATCGCGGCTGTCTCTGTACCTGGGGGGCGGGCGCACCGTGTCGGTGGCGCGGCTGGGCCCCGCGCACACCCCCCACGACATGGTGGTGAAGGTGGACGACATCGTCTTCTGCGGCGACCTGGTGGAGGAGTCGGGCGAGCCGCAGGCCGGGCCCGACGCCGACCCGGCCGCCTGGCCCGCCGCGCTGGACCGGCTGCTGGAGCTGGGCGGCCCGCGGGCCCGGTACGTTCCGGGGCACGGCGCGGTGGTGGACGCCGCGTTCGTACGCGCCCAGCGCGCCTTTCTCGCCGCACGCGCCGGGGCACAATGA
- a CDS encoding methionine/alanine import family NSS transporter small subunit codes for MSTGAIIMMTVAMIIVWGGLIGAVVKLVRHPEHPED; via the coding sequence ATGAGCACCGGAGCCATCATCATGATGACCGTCGCGATGATCATCGTCTGGGGCGGCCTGATCGGCGCCGTCGTCAAGCTGGTCCGGCACCCGGAGCACCCGGAGGACTGA
- a CDS encoding sodium-dependent transporter gives MTDQPPREQWGTRAGFLMAAIGSAIGLGNIWRFPKVAFDNGGGSFLLPYLIALLTAGIPLLILEYTIGRKYRASPPAALRALYRPTQAIGWWQVAICFVIATYYAVILAWSVRYVGFSFTRAWGDDPNGFFFNDFLKIADEPGTISAFVPGVAVPLIGIWIITLIILALGVRRGIERANKIFIPLLVAFFVVLVIRAVTLEGAADGLNALFAPDWGALTNGSVWVAAYGQIFFSLSIGFGIMITYASYLNRRSDLTGSAMVAGFANSSFEILAGIGVFATLGFMAAQSGVGVNEVASQGVGLAFIAFPQVISEMWFGQAFGVLFFGSLVIAGLTSLISIVQVIVAAVEDRTGISRTQAVLTVGGATGVVSIALFSTNGGLYFLDAADHFINQYGIALAALVLLIMVSWISRKLPALQRNADGTSSILLGRWWKICLGVVTPVVLGWMMIDSLVHEFQENYGELPTSFLLYAGWGVALAALVVGIVLSLIPWRRPSPALTDDHDLLTKGDPR, from the coding sequence ATGACCGACCAGCCGCCTCGCGAACAATGGGGAACCCGAGCCGGGTTCCTCATGGCCGCGATCGGGTCAGCCATCGGACTGGGGAACATCTGGCGATTCCCCAAAGTCGCCTTTGACAATGGTGGCGGCTCTTTTCTGCTGCCCTATCTCATCGCGCTGCTCACCGCCGGAATTCCGCTGCTGATCCTCGAATACACGATCGGCCGCAAATACCGCGCCTCACCACCCGCCGCACTGCGCGCGCTGTACCGCCCCACCCAGGCGATCGGCTGGTGGCAGGTGGCGATCTGTTTCGTGATCGCCACCTACTACGCCGTGATCCTGGCCTGGTCGGTGCGCTATGTCGGCTTCTCCTTCACCAGGGCGTGGGGAGACGACCCGAACGGTTTCTTCTTCAACGACTTCCTGAAGATCGCCGACGAGCCGGGGACCATCAGCGCCTTCGTGCCCGGGGTGGCCGTCCCGCTGATCGGCATCTGGATCATCACGCTGATCATCCTGGCCCTCGGGGTCCGGCGCGGGATCGAGCGCGCCAACAAGATCTTCATCCCGCTGCTGGTGGCCTTCTTCGTCGTGCTGGTGATCCGTGCCGTGACGCTGGAGGGCGCCGCGGACGGGCTGAACGCCCTGTTCGCACCCGACTGGGGAGCGCTCACCAACGGCAGTGTCTGGGTCGCGGCCTACGGACAGATCTTCTTCTCGCTGTCCATCGGGTTCGGCATCATGATCACCTACGCCTCGTACCTCAACCGCCGCTCCGACCTCACCGGGTCCGCGATGGTGGCCGGCTTCGCCAACAGCTCCTTCGAGATCCTGGCCGGCATCGGCGTCTTCGCGACGCTCGGCTTCATGGCGGCCCAGTCGGGCGTCGGAGTCAACGAGGTGGCCAGCCAAGGCGTCGGACTGGCCTTCATCGCCTTCCCGCAGGTGATCTCCGAGATGTGGTTCGGCCAGGCGTTCGGCGTGCTGTTCTTCGGCTCGCTGGTGATCGCCGGACTGACCTCGCTCATCAGCATCGTCCAGGTGATCGTCGCGGCGGTGGAGGACCGTACCGGGATCAGCCGCACCCAGGCGGTCCTCACGGTCGGCGGCGCCACCGGCGTGGTGTCGATCGCCCTGTTCTCCACCAACGGGGGCCTGTACTTCCTGGACGCCGCCGATCACTTCATCAACCAGTACGGCATCGCGCTGGCCGCTCTGGTGCTGCTGATCATGGTGAGCTGGATCAGCCGCAAACTTCCCGCCCTCCAGCGGAACGCGGACGGCACCTCCTCCATCCTGCTGGGCCGCTGGTGGAAGATCTGCCTGGGCGTCGTCACCCCCGTGGTGCTCGGCTGGATGATGATCGACAGCCTGGTGCACGAGTTCCAGGAGAACTACGGCGAGCTCCCCACCTCGTTCCTGCTCTACGCGGGCTGGGGTGTGGCCCTGGCGGCACTCGTCGTCGGCATCGTGCTCTCCCTCATCCCGTGGCGGCGGCCGAGCCCGGCTCTCACCGATGACCATGACCTGCTGACGAAGGGAGATCCGCGATGA
- a CDS encoding DUF3097 domain-containing protein, protein MRSREYGPDLTPPWKRSAPVPEVPAEPGLVVEEAGTGYCGAVIRCEKTAQGPTVTLEDRFGKRRVFPLEPRGFLLEGNPVTLTLPRPAGSRPASGPARTASGSVAVPGARARVARAGRIYVEGRHDAELVEKVWGDDLRIEGVVVEYLEGIDDLPAIVREFGPSADARLGVLVDHLVPGSKESRIAASVTDPNVLIVGHPFIDIWEAVKPSSVGIAAWPRVPRGQDWKTGVCRALGWPANTGAAWQHILGKVHSFRDLEPTLLGPVEHLIDHVTVGGPVP, encoded by the coding sequence ATGCGCAGCAGAGAGTACGGCCCCGACCTGACCCCGCCGTGGAAGCGGTCCGCCCCCGTCCCCGAGGTGCCGGCCGAGCCCGGTCTCGTGGTGGAGGAGGCCGGCACCGGGTACTGCGGGGCGGTGATCCGCTGCGAGAAGACGGCGCAGGGGCCGACGGTGACGCTGGAGGACCGGTTCGGCAAGCGGCGGGTGTTCCCGCTGGAGCCGCGCGGCTTCCTGCTGGAGGGCAATCCGGTGACGCTGACCCTGCCCAGGCCGGCCGGCTCCCGTCCCGCGTCGGGGCCGGCGCGGACCGCCTCCGGCTCGGTGGCGGTCCCCGGGGCGCGGGCCCGGGTGGCGCGCGCCGGGCGGATCTATGTGGAGGGGCGCCACGACGCGGAGCTGGTGGAGAAGGTCTGGGGCGATGACCTGCGGATCGAGGGGGTGGTCGTCGAGTATCTGGAGGGCATCGACGACCTCCCGGCGATCGTCCGGGAGTTCGGGCCGAGTGCCGACGCCCGGCTCGGGGTGCTGGTGGACCATCTGGTGCCGGGGTCCAAGGAGTCCCGGATCGCGGCCAGCGTGACGGACCCGAACGTGCTGATCGTGGGCCACCCGTTCATCGACATCTGGGAGGCGGTCAAGCCGTCCTCGGTGGGCATCGCCGCCTGGCCGCGGGTGCCGCGCGGCCAGGACTGGAAGACGGGGGTGTGCCGCGCCCTGGGCTGGCCGGCCAACACCGGCGCCGCCTGGCAGCACATCCTGGGGAAGGTGCACAGCTTCCGCGACCTGGAGCCCACCCTGCTGGGCCCGGTGGAACACCTGATCGACCACGTCACGGTGGGCGGCCCGGTGCCCTGA
- the dnaJ gene encoding molecular chaperone DnaJ, translating into MATDYYAILGVQRDASQDEIKKAFRRLARELHPDVNPDPKTQERFKEINTAYEVLSDPQKKQMYDLGGDPMGPGGGAGAAGFGGAAGFGNFSDIMDAFFGTAQQRGPKSRTRRGQDAMIRLEIDLKEAAFGTTKEIQVDTATVCNTCNGEGAAPGTSAQTCDMCRGRGEVSQVTRSFLGQVMTSRPCPQCQGFGTVVPTPCPECAGDGRVRSRRTLTVKIPAGVDNGTRIQLAGEGEVGPGGGPAGDLYVEIRESAHPVFQRRGDDLHCTVTIPMTAASLGTKVPLETLDGTEEVDIRPGTQSGQSIPLHGRGVTHLRSNGRGDLVVHVEVQTPSKLDPEQEELLRRLAKLRGEERPLGQFQPGQQGLFSRLKDAFNGRT; encoded by the coding sequence GTGGCGACGGACTACTACGCGATCCTGGGCGTGCAGCGTGATGCCTCACAGGACGAGATCAAGAAGGCCTTCCGCAGACTGGCGAGGGAGCTGCACCCGGATGTGAATCCGGACCCCAAGACCCAGGAGCGGTTCAAGGAGATCAACACCGCCTACGAGGTGCTCTCCGACCCGCAGAAGAAACAGATGTACGACCTCGGCGGGGACCCGATGGGTCCCGGCGGCGGGGCGGGCGCTGCGGGATTCGGCGGGGCGGCCGGGTTCGGGAACTTCTCGGACATCATGGACGCCTTCTTCGGCACCGCCCAGCAGCGGGGCCCGAAGTCGCGCACCCGGCGCGGCCAGGACGCCATGATCCGGCTGGAGATCGACCTCAAGGAGGCGGCCTTCGGCACGACCAAGGAGATCCAGGTCGACACCGCCACCGTGTGCAACACGTGCAACGGTGAGGGCGCCGCGCCCGGTACCTCCGCTCAGACGTGTGACATGTGCCGGGGCCGGGGCGAGGTCTCGCAGGTCACCCGCTCCTTCCTGGGGCAGGTCATGACCTCGCGGCCGTGTCCGCAGTGCCAGGGCTTCGGCACGGTCGTCCCGACCCCGTGCCCCGAGTGCGCGGGCGACGGCCGGGTACGGTCGCGGCGCACGCTCACGGTGAAGATCCCGGCCGGTGTCGACAACGGCACCCGCATCCAGCTGGCGGGCGAGGGCGAGGTCGGTCCCGGTGGCGGCCCGGCCGGCGACCTGTACGTGGAGATCCGCGAGAGCGCGCATCCGGTCTTCCAGCGGCGCGGAGACGATCTGCACTGCACGGTCACCATCCCGATGACGGCCGCCTCGCTCGGCACCAAGGTGCCGCTGGAGACGCTGGACGGCACGGAGGAGGTCGACATCCGGCCCGGGACGCAGTCCGGCCAGTCGATCCCGCTGCACGGCCGGGGTGTGACGCATCTGCGCAGCAACGGGCGCGGTGATCTGGTGGTCCATGTCGAGGTGCAGACTCCGTCGAAGCTCGACCCCGAGCAGGAGGAGCTGCTGCGGCGGCTGGCGAAGCTCCGGGGTGAGGAGCGGCCGCTCGGTCAGTTTCAGCCGGGGCAGCAGGGCCTCTTCTCGCGGCTGAAGGACGCCTTCAACGGCCGTACCTAG